One segment of Dryobates pubescens isolate bDryPub1 chromosome 23, bDryPub1.pri, whole genome shotgun sequence DNA contains the following:
- the CPXM1 gene encoding probable carboxypeptidase X1, producing the protein MPGLPLALLLLLVALGGSGAAPPRSTPRPRGLPPPPAQPARPTATGMGTATGPPPGTGLPARSITTAPPKGSRATPPKGTPTPPRGSGPSPKGITTGPPKGTATAPPKGTEPAPPKSITTPTKGIGGPTKGTATAPPKGTGAAPSKGTTAPTKGTGAPPSGTATGFPKGTGAAPPKGTTSPPKGTGAPAKGTATGPPKGTGASPSPVSETPASPGPSESGGLQEGTPGGKAPAGRKKLVRVKVVRKKVVRKKKPKAPAKEAAAPQEPGCPPLGLESLRVLDSQLRASSHKRYGLGAHRGRLNIQSGLYDGDFYDGGWCAGREDRQQWLEVDARRLTNFTGIITQGLNSIWTYDWVTSYKVQVSNDTHTWHPCRNGTQEAVFPGNKDPETPVLNLLPTPVVARYLRINPQSWFPNGTVCLRAEVLGCPVPDPNNIYAWHSQPVPTDKLDFRHHNYKEMRKLMKRVSEECPDITRIYSIGKSYLGLKMYVMEISDNPGQHEVGEPEFRYVAGMHGNEVLGRELLLNLMEYLCREFRLGNPRVVQLVTETRIHLLPSMNPDGYETAYKLGSELSGWAMGRWTYEGIDLNHNFADLNTALWDAEDNDLVPHEFPNHYIPIPEYYTFANATVAPETRAVIDWMQRYPFVLSANLHGGELVVTYPFDMTRTYWKAQELTPTADDGVFRWLATVYATSNLAMASEERRLCHYDDFMRFGNIINGANWHTVPGSMNDFSYLHTNCFEITVELSCDKFPHVSELPAEWENNRESLLLYMEQVHRGIKGVVRDSDTGQGIANAVISVDGINHDVRTAFDGDYWRLLNPGEYEVTARAEGYEAATRPCHVSYENVPTQCSFRLARVRRQRTRGRLPGDIPVPPDLLLRLRRQRLQRLRAHRRAP; encoded by the exons ATGCCGGGGCTGCCCCTCGCCCTGCTCCTACTGCTAGTGGCCCTCGGGGGGTCCGGGGCTGCGCCCCCCCGCAGCACCCCCAGACCCCGAGGGCTGccgcccccccccgcccagcccGCCCGGCCCACGGCCACAGGGATGGGCACCGCCACCGGCCCCCCGCCAGGCACCGGGCTCCCCGCGAGGAGCATCACAACGGCACCCCCCAAGGGCAGCCGGGCGACCCCCCCGAAAGGCACCCCGACCCCCCCGAGAGGCAGTGGACCATCCCCGAAGGGCATCACGACGGGACCCCCCAAAGGCACAGCGACGGCACCCCCCAAAGGCACTGAGCCAGCTCCCCCGAAAAGCATCACGACCCCCACGAAAGGCATCGGGGGCCCCACGAAGGGCACAGCGACGGCACCCCCCAAAGGCACCGGGGCAGCCCCCTCGAAAGGAACCACGGCCCCCACGAAAGGCACCGGGGCCCCCCCGAGCGGCACAGCGACGGGATTCCCCAAAGGCACCGGGGCAGCTCCCCCGAAGGGCACCACGAGCCCCCCGAAAGGCACCGGGGCCCCCGCGAAGGGCACAGCGACCGGCCCCCCCAAAGGCACCGGGGCGTCCCCCTCCCCGGTGAGCGAGACCCCGGCCAGCCCCGGCCCTTCCGAGagcggggggctgcaggaggggaccCCCGGGGGCAAAG ccccggCCGGCAGGAAGAAGCTGGTGagggtgaaggtggtgaggaagAAGGTGGTGAGGAAGAAGAAGCCAAAGGCTCCAGCCAAGGAGGCAGCTGCTCCGCAGGAGCCTG GGTGCCCCCCGCTGGGGCTGGAGTCCTTGCGGGTGCTGGATTCCCAGCTGCGAGCCTCCAGCCACAAGCGCTATGGGCTGGGGGCACACCGCGGCCGCCTCAACATCCAG tCAGGGCTCTACGATGGAGACTTCTACGACGGGGGCTGGTGCGCAGGGCGGGAGgacaggcagcagtggctggaggTGGATGCCCGCCGCCTCACCAACTTCACTGGCATCATCACCCAGGGGCTCAACTCCATCTGGAC GTACGACTGGGTGACGTCCTACAAGGTCCAGGTCAGCAACGACACACACACCTGGCACCCGTGCCGCAACGGCACCCAGGAGGCG GTGTTCCCTGGGAACAAGGACCCTGAGACGCCAGTGCTGAACCTGCTGCCCACGCCGGTGGTGGCACGTTACCTGCGCATCAACCCCCAGAGCTGGTTCCCCAACGGCACCGTCTGCCTGCGGGCAGAGGTGCTCGGCTGCCCCGTGCCAG ACCCGAACAACATCTAcgcctggcacagccagcccgTGCCCACGGACAAGCTGGATTTCCGCCATCACAACTACAAGGAGATGAGAAAG CTGATGAAGCGGGTGAGCGAGGAGTGCCCTGACATCACCCGCATCTACAGCATTGGCAAGAGCTACCTGGGCCTCAAGATGTACGTCATGGAGATCTCCGacaaccctgggcagcacgaAGTGG GCGAGCCCGAGTTCCGGTACGTGGCCGGGATGCACGGCAACGAGGTGCTGGGCCGGGAGCTGCTGCTCAACCTGATGGAGTACCTGTGCCGGGAGTTCCGCCTGGGCAACCCCCGCGTGGTGCAGCTGGTCACGGAGACACGCAtccacctcctgccctccatgAACCCCGACGGCTACGAGACCGCCTACAAGCTG GGCTCGGAGCTGTCAGGCTGGGCCATGGGCCGCTGGACCTACGAGGGCATCGACCTCAACCACAACTTCGCCGACCTcaacacagccctgtgggaTGCCGAGGACAACGACCTGGTGCCCCACGAGTTCCCCAACCACTACATCCCCATCCCCGAGTACTACACCTTTGCCAACGCCACG GTGGCGCCTGAGACGCGGGCAGTGATCGACTGGATGCAGCGCTACCCCTTCGTGCTGAGTGCCAACCTGCACGGCGGGGAGCTGGTGGTCACCTACCCCTTCGACATGACCAGGACCTACTGGAAGGCACAGGAGCTGACCCCCACGGCTGACGACGGCGTGTTCCGCTGGCTGGCCACCGTCTATGCCACCTCCAACCTGGCCATGGCCAGCGAGGAGCGGCGCCTCTGCCACTACGACGACTTCATGCGCTTCGGCAACATCATCAACGGAGCCAACTGGCACACGGTGCCTGGCA GCATGAATGACTTCAGCTACCTGCACACCAACTGCTTTGAGATCACAGTGGAGCTCTCCTGTGACAAGTTCCCACACGTGTCCGAACTGCCAGCTGAGTGGGAGAACAACCGAGAGTCACTGCTGCTCTACATGGAGCAG GTACACCGCGGGATCAAGGGGGTGGTTCGGGACAGTGACACGGGGCAGGGCATCGCCAACGCTGTCATCTCTGTGGATGGCATCAACCATGACGTCCGGACCG CCTTTGATGGGGACTACTGGCGGCTGCTGAACCCTGGCGAGTATGAAGTAACAGCGCGGGCCGAGGGCTACGAGGCTGCCACTCGGCCGTGCCACGTCTCCTACGAGAATGTGCCCACCCAGTGCAGCTTCCGCCTGGCCCGGGTACGGCGGCAGCGGACACGGGGGCGGCTGCCGGGGGATATCCCTGTGCCTCCAGACCTGCTGCTGCGGCTGCGGCGGCAACGCCTGCAACGGCTGCGGGCCCATCGCCGTGCACCGTGA
- the LOC104308800 gene encoding probable N-acetyltransferase camello isoform X1: MGSEFCLRQAGARGGAAAGGGTMVEYRIRPYRDEDYDAVREVFAASMSEYAPALCQHVLRQPWVLLLLGCTFCLLLASARSLLLPVLAVTLLLALARHLLGYAWSAYIERCLADDLHDIAASYAESAGARFWVAEVDERVVGTVGARPGDAEGELALKRMAVRKGYRGSGIATALGRTVLAFARQSGCQAVVLNTLMVQHEARALYERLGFCWHRRYVLPTVYGHLANCTITVYRYDLSSAP; this comes from the exons ATGGGCAGCGAGTTCTGTCTGCGTCAGGCGGGCGCTCGCGGCGGTGCGGCTGCGGGTGGAGG CACCATGGTGGAGTACCGGATTCGTCCGTACCGAGATGAGGACTACGACGCGGTGCGTGAGGTCTTTGCGGCCAGCATGAGCGAGTACGCGCCCGCCCTGTGCCAGCACGTCCTGCGGCAGccgtgggtgctgctgctgctgggctgcaccttctgcctgctgctggccagcgcccgctccctcctgctgcccgtCTTGGCcgtcaccctgctgctggcgCTGGCCCGGCACCTCCTGGGTTACGCCTGGAGCGCCTACATCGAGCGCTGCCTCGCCGACGACCTGCACGACATCGCCGCTTCCTACGCCGAGAGCGCCGGTGCCCGCTTCTGGGTGGCAGAGGTGGACGAGAGAGTGGTGGGCACGGTGGGCGCACGGCCGGGTGACGCCGAGGGCGAGCTGGCCCTGAAGAGGATGGCGGTGCGGAAGGGTTACCGAGGCTCGGGCATCGCCACGGCCTTGGGGCGCACCGTGCTGGCTTTCGCCCGGCAGAgcgggtgccaggctgtggtgctcaACACGCTGATGGTGCAGCACGAGGCCCGTGCCCTCTACGAGCGGCTGGGCTTCTGCTGGCATCGCCGCTACGTCTTGCCAACCGTCTACGGCCACTTGGCCAACTGCACCATCACTGTCTACCGCTACGACCTGTCCAGTgctccctga
- the LOC104308800 gene encoding probable N-acetyltransferase camello isoform X2: MVEYRIRPYRDEDYDAVREVFAASMSEYAPALCQHVLRQPWVLLLLGCTFCLLLASARSLLLPVLAVTLLLALARHLLGYAWSAYIERCLADDLHDIAASYAESAGARFWVAEVDERVVGTVGARPGDAEGELALKRMAVRKGYRGSGIATALGRTVLAFARQSGCQAVVLNTLMVQHEARALYERLGFCWHRRYVLPTVYGHLANCTITVYRYDLSSAP; the protein is encoded by the coding sequence ATGGTGGAGTACCGGATTCGTCCGTACCGAGATGAGGACTACGACGCGGTGCGTGAGGTCTTTGCGGCCAGCATGAGCGAGTACGCGCCCGCCCTGTGCCAGCACGTCCTGCGGCAGccgtgggtgctgctgctgctgggctgcaccttctgcctgctgctggccagcgcccgctccctcctgctgcccgtCTTGGCcgtcaccctgctgctggcgCTGGCCCGGCACCTCCTGGGTTACGCCTGGAGCGCCTACATCGAGCGCTGCCTCGCCGACGACCTGCACGACATCGCCGCTTCCTACGCCGAGAGCGCCGGTGCCCGCTTCTGGGTGGCAGAGGTGGACGAGAGAGTGGTGGGCACGGTGGGCGCACGGCCGGGTGACGCCGAGGGCGAGCTGGCCCTGAAGAGGATGGCGGTGCGGAAGGGTTACCGAGGCTCGGGCATCGCCACGGCCTTGGGGCGCACCGTGCTGGCTTTCGCCCGGCAGAgcgggtgccaggctgtggtgctcaACACGCTGATGGTGCAGCACGAGGCCCGTGCCCTCTACGAGCGGCTGGGCTTCTGCTGGCATCGCCGCTACGTCTTGCCAACCGTCTACGGCCACTTGGCCAACTGCACCATCACTGTCTACCGCTACGACCTGTCCAGTgctccctga
- the LOC128898455 gene encoding putative N-acetyltransferase 8B → MASYRIRQYREQDYDAVRSLFARGILEHAPAGYRRFLRSARAQLGLLILFIGARAAAGCWLLGLGAVAVALVAFWVQIRSFSTTYVQQALSTDLLDISGSYLRAPDSCFWVAEAKGTVVGMVAVTTPEDPAQRGAALELKRMSVSKDYRGQGISKALCGEVLRFARARGFRAVVLSTSMVQVAAQQLYEGQGFKKVGVTSPSLFAAIVCFQVYHYRYDLPGSAAAPPH, encoded by the coding sequence ATGGCGTCCTACCGCATCCGGCAGTACCGGGAGCAGGACTACGACGCGGTGCGGAGCCTCTTCGCCCGCGGCATCCTGGAGCACGCCCCGGCCGGCTACCGCCGCTTCCTGCGCTCGGCCCGGgcgcagctggggctgctcatccTCTTCATCGGGGCGCGGGCGGCCGccggctgctggctgctggggctgggcgcCGTGGCGGTGGCGCTGGTGGCCTTCTGGGTCCAGATCCGCTCCTTCAGCACCACCTACGTGCAGCAGGCGCTGAGCACCGACCTCCTCGACATCTCCGGCAGCTACCTGCGGGCGCCCGACTCCTGCTTCTGGGTGGCGGAGGCCAAGGGGACCGTGGTGGGCATGGTGGCCGTGACCACCCCCGAGGATCCGGCGCAGAGAGGGGCGGCCCTGGAGCTGAAGCGAATGTCGGTCAGCAAGGACTACCGCGGGCAGGGCATCTCCAAAGCGCTGTGCGGGGAGGTGCTGCGCTTCGCCCGGGCACGGGGCTTCAGGGCCGTGGTGCTCTCCACCTCCATGGTGCAggtggctgcccagcagctctacGAGGGGCAGGGCTTCAAGAAGGTAGGAGTCACCAGCCCCTCGCTGTTTGCCGCCATCGTGTGCTTCCAGGTCTACCATTACCGCTACGACCTGCCCGGCAGCGCCGCAGCCCCGCCACActag
- the VPS16 gene encoding vacuolar protein sorting-associated protein 16 homolog encodes MDCYTANWNPLGEEAFYRKFELYTMEWSLKEDLRDCLVAAAPYGGPIALLKNSSRKEKSPSARPLLEIYSASGLLLASMPWKSGQLVQLGWTASEDLLCIQEDGTVLIYNLFCEFKRHFSMGNEVLQNHVLEAKVFHTEYGTGVAILTGALRFSLATNIDDLKLRRMPEVPGLQKPPSCWAVLSQDRVTIVLLAVGQDLYLLDNTSCSVVTPPGMSPSAGAYLQMAVSFNYRCLALFTDTGYIWMGLATLKEKLCEFNSSIRAPPKQMVWCMRPRSRQRAVVVAWDRQLMVAGNSKECIQFVLDEDSYLVPELDGVRILSRSSHEFLHEIPEASQEIFKIASMAPGALLLEAQKEYEKESQKADEYLREIKDQKLLPEAVSQCIEAAGYEHEPDTQKSLLRAASFGKCFLDKFPPEAFVRMCQDLRVLNAIRDYQIGIPLTFTQYKRLTIEVLLDRLVLRRLYPLAIRICEYLRLSEVQGVSRILAHWACYKVQQKDKTDEEVAHAINQKLGDTPGISYSEIAARAYDCGRTELAIKLLEYEPRSGEQVPLLLKMKRSKLALSKAIESGDTDLVYTVVLHLKYELNRGSFFMTLQNQPVALSLYRQFCKHQERETLKDLYNQDDNHQELGNFHVHCSYSEKRIEGRVGALQNALDEYYKAKNEFAAKATEDQIKLLRLQRHLQEDFDKPYLDLSLHDTVSNLILDGHHKRAEQLYREFKIPDKRYWWLKINALATRGDWEEMEKFSKSRKSPIGYLPFVEISVKHHNRYEAKKYAPRVTPEQRVKAFVLVGDLDQAAEAAIEHKNETEMNFVLSKCSPGTDAAVAEKLNRARAQLLKK; translated from the exons ATGGACTGCTACACGGCAAACTGGAACCCTCTGGGCGAGGAGGCCTTCTACCG GAAGTTCGAGCTGTACACCATGGAGTGGAGCCTGAAGGAGGACCTGCGGGACTGCCTGGTGGCGGCTGCCCCATACGGGGGACCCATAG CTCTGCTGAAGAACAGCTCCCGCAAGGAGAAGTCCCCCAGCGCCCGCCCGCTGCTGGAGATCTACTCGGCTTCAGGTCTTCTCCTGGCCAGCATGCCG TGGAAGAGTGGCCAgctggtgcagctgggctggacagCCAGCGAGGACCTGCTATGCATCCAGGAGGATGGCACAGTCCTCATCTACAACCTCTTCTGCGAGTTCAAGCGCCACTTCAGCATGGGCAAC gaggtgctgcagaacCACGTGCTGGAGGCCAAGGTGTTCCACACGGAGTATGGCACCGGCGTGGCCATCCTCACCGGGGCACTGCGCTTCTCCCTGGCCACCAACATCGACGACCTGAAGCTGCGCAGAATGCCTGAGGTTCCCG GTCTGCAGAAGCCCCCCTCGTGCTGGGCCGTGCTGTCCCAGGACAGAGTCACCATTGTCCTGCTGGCGGTGGGACAGGACCTCTACCTGCTGGACAACACCTCCTGCTCCGTGGTG acCCCCCCTGGCATGAGCCCTTCCGCCGGTGCCTACCTGCAGATGGCTGTGTCCTTCAACTACCGCTGCCTGGCCCTCTTCACTGACACTGGCTACATCTGGATGGGGCTGGCCACACTGAAG GAGAAGCTCTGTGAGTTCAACAGCAGCATCCGAGCCCCTCCCAAGCAGATGGTTTG GTGCATGCGGCCCCGGAGCCGGCAGCGCGCCGTGGTGGTGGCCTGGGACCGGCAGCTGATGGTGGCAGGGAACTCCAAGGAGTGCATCCA GTTTGTGCTGGACGAGGACTCCTACCTGGTGCCCGAGCTGGACGGGGTCCGGATCCTGTCTCGCAGCTCCCACGAGTTCCTGCACGAGATCCCAG aggcCAGCcaggagatcttcaagatcgcCTCGATGGCCCCAGGAGCACTTCTGCTGGAGGCACAGAAGGAGTATGAG AAGGAGAGCCAGAAGGCAGATGAGTACCTGCGGGAGATCAAGGACCAGAAGCTGCTGCCCGAGGCCGTGAGTCAGTGCATCGAGGCGGCCGGCTACGAGCACGAGCCGGACACGCAGAAGTCCCTGCTGAGG GCGGCTTCCTTTGGGAAGTGCTTCCTCGACAAGTTCCCCCCGGAGGCCTTCGTGCGCATGTGCCAGGACCTGCGGGTGCTCAACGCCATCCGCGACTACCAGATCGGCATCCCTCTCACCTTCACCCA ATACAAGAGGCTCACCATTGAGGTCCTGCTGGACAG gctggtgctgcgGCGACTCTACCCTCTGGCCATCCGCATCTGCGAGTACCTGCGGCTCTCGGAGGTGCAGGGCGTCAGCCGCATCCTGGCGCACTGGGCCTGCTACAAG GTGCAGCAGAAGGACAAGACTGATGAGGAGGTGGCTCATGCCATCAACCAGAAGCTGGGCGACACGCCGGGCATCTCCTACTCGGAGATCGCTGCCCGCGCTTACGACTGCGGCCGGACGGAGCTGGCCATCAAG ctgctggagtatGAGCCACGCTCCGGGGAGCAGGTCCCCCTGCTGCTGAAGATGAAGCGGAGCAAGCTGGCCCTCAGCAAAGCCATCGAGAGCGGGGACACAGACCTGG TGTACACCGTGGTGCTCCACCTGAAGTACGAGCTCAACCGTGGCTCCTTCTTCATGACCCTGCAGAACCAGCCGGTGGCCCTCAGCCTGTACCGCCAg TTCTGCAAGCACCAGGAGCGGGAGACGCTGAAGGACCTCTACAACCAGGACGACAACCACCAGGAGCTCGGCAACTTCCACGTGCACTGCAGCTACTCGGAGAAG CGCATCGAAGGGCGAGTCGGAGCTCTGCAGAACGCCCTGGACGAGTACTACAAAGCCAAGAACGAGTTTGCTGCCAAG GCCACGGAGGATCAGATCAAGCTCCTGCGGCTCCAGCGCCACCTCCAGGAGGACTTTGACAAGCCCTACCTTGACCTCTCCCTGCATGACACTGTCTCCAACCTCATCCTGGATGGCCACCACAAGCGAGCTGAGCAGCTCTACCGGGAATTCAAGATCCCTGACAAGAG GTACTGGTGGCTGAAGATCAATGCTTTGGCCACCCGTGGTGactgggaggagatggagaagttCTCCAAGAGCAGGAAGTCGCCCATTGGGTACCTG ccctttgtgGAGATCTCGGTGAAGCACCACAACCGCTACGAGGCCAAGAAGTACGCTCCCCGCGTCACCCCCGAGCAGCGCGTCAAGGCCTTCGTCCTGGTGGG ggacctGGACCAGGCAGCTGAGGCGGCCATCGAGCACAAGAACGAGACAGAGATGAACTTCGTCCTGTCCAAGTGCAGCCCTGGCACCGACGCTGCTGTGGCTGAGAAGCTGAATCGGGCCCGTGCCCAGCTCCTCAAGAAGTGA